A section of the Delphinus delphis chromosome 1, mDelDel1.2, whole genome shotgun sequence genome encodes:
- the LOC132433895 gene encoding small ribosomal subunit protein uS8-like, translated as MVRMNVLADALKSINNAEKRGKRQVLIRPCSKVIVRFLTVMMKHGYIGEFEIIDDHRAGKIVVNLTGRLNKCGVISPRFDVQLKDLEKWQNNLLPSRQFGFIVLTTSAGIMDHEEAR; from the coding sequence ATGGTGCGCATGAATGTCCTGGCTGATGCTCTCAAGAGTATCAACAATGCCGAAAAGAGAGGCAAACGCCAGGTTCTTATTAGGCCGTGCTCCAAAGTCATCGTCAGGTTTCTCACTGTGATGATGAAGCATGGTTACATTGGCGAATTTGAAATCATCGATGATCACAGGGCTGGGAAAATTGTTGTGAACCTCACAGGCAGGCTAAATAAGTGTGGAGTGATCAGCCCCAGGTTTGATGTGCAACTgaaagatctagaaaaatggcagaatAACCTGCTCCCGTCCCGTCAGTTTGGTTTCATTGTACTGACAACCTCAGCTGGCATCATGGACCATGAAGAAGCAAGATGA